A stretch of DNA from Acidimicrobiales bacterium:
GCGTCGTCGGGATCGTCGCCGGCTGCATCTACGCCCTGACGGCCATGGGCCTGGTGGTGACCTACACCACCTCGGGGATCTTCAACTTCGCCCACGGGGCCATCGGCATGGTGGCGGCCTTCTTGTTCTGGGAGTTGTCAGTGAACCAGGGCCTGCCCACGCCACTGGCCCTGGTCCTCGTGCTCTTCGTGTTCGCGCCGCTGATGGG
This window harbors:
- a CDS encoding branched-chain amino acid ABC transporter permease produces the protein MSEFLALSVVGIVAGCIYALTAMGLVVTYTTSGIFNFAHGAIGMVAAFLFWELSVNQGLPTPLALVLVLFVFAPLMG